One window from the genome of Rufibacter tibetensis encodes:
- a CDS encoding 30S ribosomal protein S16, protein MAVKIRLARRGRKKAAMYDIVVADARSPRDGRFIEKLGTYNPQTNPATINFNEDKALDWVLKGAQPTDTVKAMLSYTGVMFRKHLQIGVLKGAVTQEQADTRYAEWKAAKEAKISGKVEKLGSDKAAQRQAALDAEAKVNAARAEAIRIKNTPAPEVTEEAPAAEGDATEGADAPAADATEEAQA, encoded by the coding sequence ATGGCTGTTAAAATCAGACTGGCCCGCAGAGGCCGCAAAAAAGCTGCGATGTATGATATCGTAGTTGCAGATGCTCGTTCACCACGTGATGGTCGTTTCATCGAGAAATTAGGTACTTACAACCCACAAACAAACCCTGCCACTATCAACTTCAACGAAGACAAAGCGTTGGATTGGGTATTGAAAGGTGCACAACCTACTGACACTGTGAAAGCGATGCTTTCTTACACTGGTGTTATGTTCAGAAAACACTTACAGATTGGTGTATTGAAAGGCGCCGTGACGCAAGAGCAGGCTGATACCCGCTATGCTGAGTGGAAAGCTGCTAAAGAAGCCAAAATCTCTGGTAAAGTAGAGAAATTAGGAAGCGACAAAGCTGCTCAAAGACAAGCTGCTTTAGATGCTGAAGCTAAAGTAAACGCTGCTCGTGCCGAGGCGATCCGTATCAAGAACACTCCTGCTCCAGAAGTAACTGAAGAAGCTCCGGCTGCTGAAGGTGATGCTACTGAAGGTGCTGATGCTCCTGCTGCTGACGCTACAGAAGAAGCACAAGCTTAA